The genomic interval GGTTTCGACAAGCCCGATCTGCACTTCGTCGTGCACTTCCAGTCCCCGGGCTCCCCCATCGCCTACTACCAGCAGGTCGGCCGGGCCGGGCGCGCGCTCGACGAGTCATGGGGCGTGCTCGTGCGCGGCCGCGAGGACCGGGCGATCCAGGACTTCTTCGTCGACTCCGCGTTCCCCGACGCCGCCGACGCGCAGCGTGCCATCGCCGTGCTCGAGGAGGCCGCCGTGGCGCTGGCGCCCGACGAGATCCTCGGCGCCGTCAACATCGGCTGGGGCCAGTTGGAGCTCTTGATGAAGGTGCTCGAGGTGGAGGGCGCGGTGGAGCGCGACGGGTCGCGGTGGCTGCGGACTCTCACCCCGTGGACATTCGACCACGACCGCGTCGAGTCGGTCACCGCGCTGCGCCGAGCCGAGCAGACCCAGATGTCGGACTACATCTCCGCCGAGAAGTGCCGCATGGAGATGCTGCGGGGGTTCCTCGACGACCCGGCGCCCGAGCCGTGCGGGTTGTGCGACAACTGCACCGGCGACTCGCTCGCGTCGGCGCCGTCACCGGCCGCGGTGCAGGAGGCCGTCGAGTTCCTGAGGGGCTCGGACCTCGTCATCGAACCCCGCAAGCAGCGCCCGCCCCGCAAGAAGATCCCCGACCACCTCCGCAACGAGGTCGGACGGATGCTCGCCGTCTGGGGCGACGGAGGCTGGGGCCGCCTCGTGATGCAGGGCTGTGACGCCGGCGCCTACGACGACGAACTCGTGGAGGCCGCGGCCGCCCTGATCGGCCAACGGTGGAAGCCCGACCCGGCCCCCACCTGGGTCACCGCTGTTCCGTCGCGTCGCCACCCCGGATTGGTCGAGGACGCCGCGGAGCGTCTGGCAGCGGCACTCGGCCTGCAGTGCCAACATGTCGTGGTGAGGACCCGGGAAGCCCCACCGCAGGCGACCATGCACAACACGCCGATGCAGTACGAGAACGTGCGGGGCGCGTTCGCCGTCGAAGGGGACGTGCCGACGGGGCCGGTGCTGCTCGTCGACGACACGGTCGATTCCCGCTGGACCCTCACCTCGATCGGCTACGGGCTACTCGCCGCGGGTGCGGGTCCGGTCCACCCGTTCGTGTTCGCGTCCACCACGGGAAGATCGACGGGTTGAGGAACCAGGACTCGCTCGCCACCATCTTGTTGTGTGGCCGTCTCGGCGGTGGCGCGGTCACGCCCCTGAAGGCCTCGGAGTTCTGGAGCCTGTGCGACCGCGTCCGTTCGCCCGGCCCGCTGCTTGGGACGTCAGCTGGTGAGCTCGCCGAGACTCTCGACATCGACGCCGTCCGCGCGGCCTCGGTGGTCGGGTTGTTGGGCCGGGGCACGGCCGTGGCCTTCGAGTTGGAGCGCCTGACGTCGTCGGGGATCGCAACCCTCACGCCGTTCGACGACGGCTACCCGCACCGCCTCGTCGAGCGACTTGGCCACGGCGCTCCCCCGGTGCTGCACACGGCGGGGCCGGTCGAGCTGTGCGGGTTGTCGGGTGTCGCGATCGTCGGCGATGCCGCTGCGGGGGCGTCGGACGATGCGTCCGGTGTGTCGGCCGAGGCGGCTGAGCGACTCGTCGCGGCCGGCGTAGTGGTCGTCTCGGGGGCCGGGGTCGGGATCACCCGCACGGCGATGGACGCGGCTCTCGCCGTGGAGGGAACCGTGGTCGCCGTCCTGGCAGACTCGCTGACCAACACGCTGCGCCGGCCTGAGATCAGGCGGGCCGTCCTCGCCGGTCATGCCGTGATGTGCACGCCGTACGGGCCCGACACGCTCCGCCGGCCGGCGACCGAACGCGGCCGCCGCACGCTGATCCACGCCCTGGCCGACGTGACATTCGTGGTTGCGGCCGACCCGGAAGGTGGCGCGTTCGCCGCCGCCGTCGAGGCGCTCGATGCCGACGTCGGCCGGGTGGCCGTGTGGCGGGGACCGGGAGAAGGACCGGGGAACGCGGCGCTGGTCGAACTGGGCGCTGTGGCGGTCACGTCGCTGGACGGGCTCACGGCTCTGGTGGGTGGCGGCACCCCAGCTCCGAATGTGCCCGACGCTCCGCCCGAACCGTCCGAGGTCGCCCCCGCCGAGCCACCGGCGTCATCGGTACCGCCGGTGACGGAGCAGGCGTCACTGTTCGATCCACCGGACTCGTGAACAGCTAACTCGAAACCACCAGTGGTAGTAGTGCTTTGCTACCACTAGTAGTATCAAGGTATGAAACTGAGCGTCAGCCTCCCCGACGAGGATGTCGAGTACCTCGACGCCTACACGAAGTCCCAGGGCCTCGATTCACGTTCGGCGGCAGTCCGGAAGGCCGTGCGTCTGCTGCGGGCATCAGAACTCGGCGCCGCGTACGAAGACGCCTGGACGGACTGGGCCGATGGGGACGACGCGGAACTCTGGGATGCTGCCACGGCTGACGGTCTCGGCTGATGCGCCGTGGCGAAATCCGTTGGGTGGACCTCGATCCGGCCCGCGGCGCGGAGTCCGACAAGAAGCGGCCGGCGATCATCGTCGGCAATGACGGCGCGAATACATCGGCCAGCCGCTTGGGCCGAGGCGTCATCACCGTCGTGCCGGTAACCACCAACACCGACCGGGTCTACCCGTTCCAGGTGCTGGTCAGCACACAGGCGAGCGGCCTGCCGCACGACTCGAAGGCTCAAGCCGAGCAGGTCCGATCGGTCGCCGTCGAGCGGATCGGCGCCAGGGTCGGGGCCCTGTCGGCCGACGAGCTAGCGGCTCTCGACGACGCTCTACGACTGCACCTCGCACTATGAAGCACCTCCCGAGACCGCCGATCGAGGCCGTTCCCATGTCACGACCAACCGGTACATGACACTGATGATCTCCCATACCGCCCGTGACTCTCTGACCGCCCGCCACCTCCTACCGGAACCGCCGAGCGCCACAGTGGCCGAGCTCGGACTGGAGTCCGATGACGGCGTCGACCTCGCCGACCGCTACCGCGGATGTCTGCTCGCCGGAGCCATGGGTGACGCACTGGGTCGCCCTGTCGAGGGGATGCCCCGCGAGGAGGTCGTGCGGCCGGTCAGTGAGTTCAAACCGTGGCGAGGCTGGGAGCAAGGCCCGATCGGCACGATCACCGACGACACGCAGCTGACGATGGTCGTGGCCGAATGCCTCCTGGCCAACGGCGGACGGATCGACCCCGCCGACCTGGCCGCCAGGTTCGTCGAGTGGCTCCCCGTGGCCCGTGGAATCGGGCACGCGACCAGCATGGCCGTGTCGTCTCTCGCCGCTGGCACACCGTGGTGGGAAGCGGGCGAGGCCTCCGCTGGGAACGGGGCCGCGATGCGGGCCGCCCCGGTGGGGCTGGCGTTGCGAACCGACCCGGCTGCGCTGCGGGAACAGGGCGCCCTGTCGGCGATCCCGACCCATGCGGACCCGTTGGCCGTTACGTCGACGGTGTTGATGGCTTCGGCGGTCGCGTGGTGTGTCGGCCGGGCGCCGGGGACCGACGCCATCGGCCTGTTGGACCACCTCGCTGTCGCAAGCGAGGGCCTGTGGGACGAACCGGTGGAGGAACGCCACCTCGAACGGTCCGGAACGGTGCGGTTGTCGGAGCGGATCGCGGAGATCGGCGACATGGTCGACTGGCCCTCCGGCCGGGCCTTCGACCACCTCTACAACGGCGCGTTCGTCCTCGAAAGCTTCCCGGCTGCGCTGTGGTGCTTCCTGTCTGCGCCCGACGACCCGGAGGCCGTCGTGGTGACAGCCGCGGGCGGCGGCCGCGACGCGGACACCGTGGCGTCGATGGCGGGCAACCTCGCCGGAGCGTTCAACGGCACGCACTTGCTGCCGCAGCGGTGGCTCGACGAACTCGAGTACCCGGACCACCTCGTCGAATTGGCGGATGGCCTGCTCGCTCTCAGCCAGACGTGAGGAGCGCACCGGGCCGAGTGACCGCCATCCGCTCAGCTGGCGGTCTGGTCGTCTCCATCAGCATCGTCAGCCGGCTCGACCGAATCGAGAAACTCGGTCAGGTCGTCGTCGATGGTGTCGTACCCGTAGTCGCCGAGGATGGCGTGATAGCGCAACATCACCCGGTCCTCGTCGAGCGAGATACCGACCTCATCGGCGACCTCGGCGACTTCCTCGACAAGCGCCCGGCTCCACGCAGCGAACACCACCCACATGACGTCCCCGATCTCCTCGAGGCGCCCGACTCGAGCAATCAGATCGCCCGGGTTCTCGACCACGCGTCCTTCGGTACCTGCCATCAAACCGCTTCTCCTTCTCGAACAACCCTCACAGACATGTACGCGGAATCTGTGACATCGGTCAGCGCCGTCGACCGCCGTGCGCGTGCACTACGTTGGCCAACGAGGCGGAGCGACACGGGTCTTCGAATCCCGGCGCTAGGAGGACTCTGATGGCCGACCGGCCCACATTCGTCGTCATCTGGAACCCTGAGATCTGGCCGGCGTCGAACCGAGACAAGAAGACGTTCCGGAAGGAATGGACCCGGACAGTCAGGGCCACCCGGCGCAAGAAGGCCACGGACGTCGTGTGGGGGTGGTCGTTCGGAAGAGCGACCGAGAACTCTGACATTCAGGTCGGCGACCGGGTCTTCTTCCTTCGAGTCGGCGAGAGCGAGGAGCGGGGTTTCCTGGCGGCCGGTCGCATTCACAGCGACTCCGAGGGAAGTCCCGTCTGGTTCGACGCGCACTGGCACGGCACGGGGAAACCGCAGGCCTACGTGGACATGCGGCTCGACTCTGCGGTGCCACTCGACGACCCGCTTTCGAAGGCCACCGTCGATGCCGCAATTCACGACATCGCCAAGCCGCTCAAGATCCAATCGAGTGGAACCCGGCTCAAGCCCGACGTCGCCGACCGGCTCGAGCGGCTCTGGGCGGCGCACACCGGCGGCGCATCAGCCACCCCCAAGATCGAGTTCCGTCAGTACGACCCGGAGACGGTCGAGGCTCTGAGGCCGAGGAGGAAGAAGGGCGCCAAGAAGATCGAGCGGAGAGTCCAGGACCGCTACGCGATCGCCCTGGGAAAGGCACGCCACGAGGTCACACGACCGGCCTACACGATCGATGGCATCCCGGGGAAGAAGCTGGCTGACTTGTTCGATCGCAAGACGAACACGCTGATCGAGGCGAAGGTGAGGCCACAGCCAGCCGTCGTCGCTGCAGCCATCGAACAACTCCGTGAGTACGCCTCGTTCCACCCGGACAGCCCGAACCTCGAGCTGCTCTTCGCGCGGAAGCCGAAGCCGGCCGAACTGGAACTGATTCTCTCGCAGGGCATCCGGTGCACATGGCCGAGCTCCTCGAGCACTCGGATCAAGGGGTTTCGATCGGCGGAACCTGAAGGCTGGCGGTAGATGGACCGGGAACTCCGCGTCCGGCAAGCAGCCTTCGAGTTCCTCGCCCAGCGGTGCCCGGAACCCGACGACACGATCCACTGGCGAGACCTTCAGAGTCGCTTCATCGTCGACGGCGAGCCGGTCATTCTGATCGGCCAGAAGGGGATCTGGAAGCCGAAGCAACTCGATCTCCCGATCAGCCTCATCACTGCCCCACCCAAGCCCAACAAGCCGGCCCCATATGACGATCACGTCACCGATGACGGCCTCCTCGCATACCGGTACCGGGGGGACAATCCCAGCCATCCCGACAACATCGCAGTTCGCCGGTGCTTCCAAGACCAAGTTCCGTTGATCTACTTCCACGGAATCGAGAAGAGCATCTACCTGCCGGTCTGGCCCGTTTTCGTCGTGGCCGATTCGCCCGGAGCGTTGACTTTCACAATTGCAGTCGAAGACCCGATCGCTCTGAGGCCCGATCTCACCATTGAGCAGATCGACCCAGCCCAGAGGCGCTACACCACTCAGCTGGTGAAGCGCCGCGTTCACCAGGCCGCGTTCAGGGAGCGGGTGCTGGCGGCCTACCGGCGGACATGCGCGATATGCAGACTCAATCAGGCCGAGCTCCTCGAGGCCGCCCACATCATCCCCGACTCGAGTTTCGACGGGGACCCTGTCGTCCCGAACGGACTGTCGCTATGCACCATTCACCACGCGGCGTTCGACCGTCACATCCTCGGAATCCGGCCCGACCTCGTCATCGAGCTTCGCCAGGACATCCTCGACGCAATCGATGGCCCGATGTTGCGGTACGGACTCCAAGGCTTCCATGGCGAGAAGCTGCTCATGCCCCGCTCTGCAACGGACCGGCCAGACGCTGATCGGCTCGAGCGCCGCTATGAGGAGTTCCGCACCATCGCGGCTTGACGCTCGGCAGCTATCGGATGGCAGCCGGCGGGGTCGTCGTCGGTTCAGTTCAGCGGCGGATGCGGCGGGCGAGGTCGTCGACCAGGTCGCGTGCGCGACTTGCAGCAGCGGACGCTGTCTCGGTGACTCCGCCAGGTGCCTGGCGTGTGCCGACCTCGTACCACCAGGTCTCACCGTCGGATTCCTGGAGCGCGTCGAGATCGGCCCGGGTGGACGCGAACTCCGGATCGTCGTGCCACGCCTCCCAGTCCGCGCGTGTGTTCCAGGTTCCAACGATCACCCTGGCGTTCTTCTCGTCGACCGGGAACAGAATCTGAGCTCCGGCGAAGCCCTCGCGGTCCGCCGCGCCGGCAAGTCGTTCGGCCATCGCCGCGTCCCAGGCGGCCTCTCTCCCTTCGACCACCCGAACCCGTGTCATCACGGTCATCATCTTCGCAACCCCTCATTTGAGTGTCAGTCATGAGGAGGTACCCAGATCCTCATCGCCCGAACCACCGCGACCTCGAGCAGGAACGAGACACTGTGGTCCTCAGACCGGCGAGTTCCGTCACGGCATTCGAGTAGATGGTCAGGGCGCACCTGTTCGACTGCGGTACGGTCGTGCAAGCGGCGGCCACTCACCGGAGTCATCTTGCAATGAATCGGCGAGCCAGGACATGAACGATCTTCGAGAGGGCCTCTACGACCAGCTGGTCGATGAGCTTCTGAGTACACGGCTCGGGGCTCTGAAGACCAACCGGCGCGGTTCCGAGACCAAGCCCACAGAGAGCGCAGAACTGCCCAGCCGAGTCGCCGACGTGGTGCGGACCTGGGTTCACAACGCACTCGCGACGGTCGGGTCCGCGCAGCGGCCTGAAGCAGCCGTCGCCCTTGCCGCCAATGTTCTCGATGCGATCCGCTCTCTTCACCCCGACGCGCTGGAGGCTGAGCAGGAGCTCGTTGATCCGCTCGAGCGGCTCACCGCTGTCGCGGCGCTCACCCCTGACGGGTCACTCGCCAGCGTTGCCAGGCCGCTCACGCCGCTCCGCGACACCGTCCTCATGACGAACGCTCGTGGCGAGCCCTCCGTCGGCAACGAGATTGCGGCCGAGATCGAATCGGCCGACCGCATCGATCTTGTCCTCGCCTTCATTCGCTGGAGCGGAATCCGCCAGCTCATTCCGCTACTGCGGCGCCACGTTGAGGCCGGCAAGGCGCTGCGCGTCATCACGACTACCTACACCGGGAGCACCGAACTCCGAGCTGTCGAGGAACTCGCCGACCTTGGCGCCGAGGTCAAGATCTCCTACGACACGACATCGACCCGGCTCCATGCGAAGGCATGGCTCTTCCATCGCGAGACAGGCTTCTCGACGGTCTACATCGGGTCGTCGAATCTCACATTCTCAGCGCAGGTCACGGGACTCGAATGGAACGTCCGAGCGTCACAGGTCCCGAACCCGGACCTGATTTCAGCGTTCGAACGAACCTTTGCCACCTACTGGGCTGATCCCCACTTCGAGGCCTTCCGACCTGAACAGTTCCGCCGCGCGGTCGAAAAGATCACGACCGACGACCGCGATGAACTGCTGACCCCATTCGACATCGAGCCATACCCGTTCCAGCGCCAGATCCTCGAGCGCCTAGCCGTGGACCGTCGGCGAGGTCACCCTCACAACCTTGTTGTTGCCGCAACGGGTACGGGCAAGACCGTTGTCGCGGCCCTCGACTACCGGCGACTACGTCGAGAGCTCAGCCGTGCTCGGATCCTCTTCGTCGCCCACCGCAGCGAGATCCTCGAACAGGCTCGTACGACGTTCCGCCACGTGCTCAAGGACGGCGCATTCGGCGAGCTGTGGGTCGGCGGAGAACGGCCGGACCGATGGGACCACGTGTTCGCTTCGATCCAGTCGCTCACAGCTCACGACGCACAGCAGATCGACCCGGCCCACTTCGATGTTGTTGTTGTGGACGAATTCCATCACTCGGCCGCCGACAGCTACGTCGCCCTGCTCGACCACGTCCGGCCACAGCATCTCCTCGGCCTCACGGCAACGCCGGAGCGAACTGACGGCCTCGACGTCTTTAGATGGTTTGGTGGGCGGATCTCCGTCGAGCTCAGGCTCTGGGATGCTCTCGAGCAGGGCCTGTTGTCGCCATTCCACTACTTCGGAATCCACGACGCCACCGATCTGACTCGCGTCACATGGCGTGGGGGCACCGGCTACGACCTCGAGGAGTTGACGAACGTCTACACGGCCGACGATTTCTGGGTGGCGAAGGTGATCCAGGAGGTCCGCAACAAGGTCGGCGACCCACTTGCCATGCGTGCACTGGGCTTCTGCGTCAGCATTCGCCACGCCGAATTCATGGCGGACCGATTTCGCCGGGCCGGTTTCAACGCGGCCGCCCTGACATCGCGAACCAGTTCCGAGGACCGCGCAGATGCTCTCCGCAGACTGAGGAACGGCGAGATCCAGGTTGTCTTCACGGTCGACCTCTTCAACGAGGGCGTCGACATCCCGGCTGCCGACGTAATCCTGATGCTCCGGCCCACCGAGAGCGCAACGATCTTCCTCCAACAGCTTGGCCGCGGGCTACGCCGCTCCGAGGGAAAGGATGTCCTCACCGTCCTCGACTTCGTCGGCCACCAATCCAAGGACTTTCGTTTCGACCTGCGCTATCGGAGCCTCCTCGGCCGCACGCGGCGGGAACTCGAAGCCGACGTGGAGTCTGGGTTCCCCTATCTGCCGGCAGGCTGCCGCGTCGATCTTGACCCAGTCGCCCAAGAGATCGTGTTGGCGAACATTCGCTCAGCGCTGCCGACAAACTGGCGGGACCGGATTCGAGAGGCTCAGACGCTTGGGGACGTCTCTCTTCGGGAATTCCTGCAGGAGACCGGACTCGATCTGGACGACATCTATCGCGGCAACCACACCTGGACCGAGCTGCGACGAGCAGCAGGGATTTGCGACGTACCGGCTCTGGAGGACGAGAAGGCCGTCGGGAAAGGCATCGCTCGCCTCCTACACGTCGACGACGAGGAGCGCCTCGAGACGTACCGGCAACTTCTCTCAAACCCGACGGCGCCAAGATCGCACGACCTGGACGAACGCGCCCGGCGCCTCCTCGAGGGTCTCATCCTCACAGTCCTCACGATTCGAAAAGGCGACTATCAGTCACTCGACGCAGCTGCGCTCGACCTCTGGAGGCACGACGGCCTTCGACGTGAACTGCTCGAGATCCTCCCAATGCTCGAGGACCAGATCAGCCATCTCCATGAACCCCTGGGCGTGCTGGGCCCCGTCCCGCTCCAGGTTCACGCCACCTACACCCGTGAGGAGATCCTGGCTGCGTTTGGCGCATCATCGGTGACTTCGCCGCTCCCACTGCAGGCTGGCGTGTACTTGCACGAGCCGACGAACACAGAGCTGTTGTTCGTCACGCTCGACAAGGCAGAGAAGGAGTACTCACCGACGACGCGGTACCTGGACTACGCCATCTCGGACTCGCTCTTCCATTGGGAGTCGCAGGGGAACACTTCGGTCGACAGCAAGCGAGGGCAGTCCTATCTCAACCACCGAGCGCTCGGTAGGAACATCGCGCTCTTCGTGAGAACAACGAAGAAGGACACCAACGGCCGTACCCGTCCGTACTTCTCCGCCGGTCTCGCCGACTACGTCGAGCATCGGTCGGACCGTCCCATTCAGATCACGTGGCGGCTCCACCACCGGCTGCCGGGTGACGTCTTCGCCGACTACCGAGCGACCGTGGCGTAGTCAGACGAGAAGCCCGACCGCTTCGGCGTCGCGCTCGCTGAGATGCCCGGCGATGGACAAGATGTCGATGCGGTCGACGACGACGCTCGGCGTCATTCGGATACCGCACGGCCGGTCCAGGCCGGTCGGCTCGAGCTCGGAGAGCTCGACGTAGCGGTCAGGCATGTCGAAACGACGCAGCGAGCTGGTCAGCGCGAGCAGCTCGATGTCGCGCCCGTCGCGGTCCAGAACCACGGCCGGACGGGTCTTGTACCCCTCGCTCTCGACGTACGGGACGTGGGCCCACACGATGGTCCCGGCCGTCAGCTGGGTCAGGGGAACATGGATGACCGCCCTGACACTTGCGACAGGTAGCTTGCCGAGGAACGGGGGCTCGTGACCGCACTTCCGGGAGCGCCGGGTACGCCTCACCTCGCCTCCTTCCCGCCGCTAGGGGGTCGTGCTGCGGCAGTCATCCTCTGGCTGGTGAATCGAGTCTGAAGGTCGACCCGCTCGCCGACTAGGGACCTCGGTCCGTAGGTCGCGAGCGCATCGTCGACACACCCGCAATCACTGACCGATTGGCCAGAGGGGCTGGATAGCCGAACCGATATCCGCCATGCGGACCCGCGAAGGTTGCACTCACTCATCGAAGATCGAGTAGCGGACCTCGACGTCGCAGGCCACCGACGGCGAGACGTCGTCGAACACCGACGCCGACCAGCGCGCTGTCCGGCCGGGTGCCAGGCCGTCGACGAACTCGAGGCCCTCACCGACGAGGACGCCCCCGTCGACGAAGTCGACCCCCACGCGGAAACCCTGCTGCTTCCCCGAAGTGTTCGTGATGGTCCCGGTGGCCTCGGCGCCGAACGAAGACGGCCCGCAGGTCTCGACGATGACGTCCACGTCGCCGTCGTCCACGATGTCGTTGGAGAACGCCTCGTCGAGGTCGTCGAAGACGTCGTCGACGATCGCCACG from Acidimicrobiales bacterium carries:
- a CDS encoding DEAD/DEAH box helicase, which encodes MTEATTADTALGDEALALLRRLTGNPQAVFHDDQLGAIEALVGDRRRVLLVQRTGWGKSAVYFIATRMLRDRGAGPTLLVSPLLALMRNQIEAAERMDVRAVTINSTNRGAWSAIEERLDAGEIDVLLISPERLANPKFRAEVLPSIGARSGLLVVDEAHCISDWGHDFRPDYRRLVRVLDLLPTGVPVLCCTATANDRVVEDVTSQLGSDLAPIRGPLGREGLRLHALDIAHPAERLAWLAETVPTLPGTGIVYCMTIADVERVAAWLQFKGISAAAYSGRSDPTDRVATEQALLDNDVKVVVATSALGMGFDKPDLHFVVHFQSPGSPIAYYQQVGRAGRALDESWGVLVRGREDRAIQDFFVDSAFPDAADAQRAIAVLEEAAVALAPDEILGAVNIGWGQLELLMKVLEVEGAVERDGSRWLRTLTPWTFDHDRVESVTALRRAEQTQMSDYISAEKCRMEMLRGFLDDPAPEPCGLCDNCTGDSLASAPSPAAVQEAVEFLRGSDLVIEPRKQRPPRKKIPDHLRNEVGRMLAVWGDGGWGRLVMQGCDAGAYDDELVEAAAALIGQRWKPDPAPTWVTAVPSRRHPGLVEDAAERLAAALGLQCQHVVVRTREAPPQATMHNTPMQYENVRGAFAVEGDVPTGPVLLVDDTVDSRWTLTSIGYGLLAAGAGPVHPFVFASTTGRSTG
- a CDS encoding DNA-processing protein DprA; this translates as MRNQDSLATILLCGRLGGGAVTPLKASEFWSLCDRVRSPGPLLGTSAGELAETLDIDAVRAASVVGLLGRGTAVAFELERLTSSGIATLTPFDDGYPHRLVERLGHGAPPVLHTAGPVELCGLSGVAIVGDAAAGASDDASGVSAEAAERLVAAGVVVVSGAGVGITRTAMDAALAVEGTVVAVLADSLTNTLRRPEIRRAVLAGHAVMCTPYGPDTLRRPATERGRRTLIHALADVTFVVAADPEGGAFAAAVEALDADVGRVAVWRGPGEGPGNAALVELGAVAVTSLDGLTALVGGGTPAPNVPDAPPEPSEVAPAEPPASSVPPVTEQASLFDPPDS
- a CDS encoding ribbon-helix-helix domain-containing protein, translated to MKLSVSLPDEDVEYLDAYTKSQGLDSRSAAVRKAVRLLRASELGAAYEDAWTDWADGDDAELWDAATADGLG
- a CDS encoding type II toxin-antitoxin system PemK/MazF family toxin, with translation MRRGEIRWVDLDPARGAESDKKRPAIIVGNDGANTSASRLGRGVITVVPVTTNTDRVYPFQVLVSTQASGLPHDSKAQAEQVRSVAVERIGARVGALSADELAALDDALRLHLAL
- a CDS encoding ADP-ribosylglycohydrolase family protein, with protein sequence MTLMISHTARDSLTARHLLPEPPSATVAELGLESDDGVDLADRYRGCLLAGAMGDALGRPVEGMPREEVVRPVSEFKPWRGWEQGPIGTITDDTQLTMVVAECLLANGGRIDPADLAARFVEWLPVARGIGHATSMAVSSLAAGTPWWEAGEASAGNGAAMRAAPVGLALRTDPAALREQGALSAIPTHADPLAVTSTVLMASAVAWCVGRAPGTDAIGLLDHLAVASEGLWDEPVEERHLERSGTVRLSERIAEIGDMVDWPSGRAFDHLYNGAFVLESFPAALWCFLSAPDDPEAVVVTAAGGGRDADTVASMAGNLAGAFNGTHLLPQRWLDELEYPDHLVELADGLLALSQT
- a CDS encoding HNH endonuclease, which codes for MDRELRVRQAAFEFLAQRCPEPDDTIHWRDLQSRFIVDGEPVILIGQKGIWKPKQLDLPISLITAPPKPNKPAPYDDHVTDDGLLAYRYRGDNPSHPDNIAVRRCFQDQVPLIYFHGIEKSIYLPVWPVFVVADSPGALTFTIAVEDPIALRPDLTIEQIDPAQRRYTTQLVKRRVHQAAFRERVLAAYRRTCAICRLNQAELLEAAHIIPDSSFDGDPVVPNGLSLCTIHHAAFDRHILGIRPDLVIELRQDILDAIDGPMLRYGLQGFHGEKLLMPRSATDRPDADRLERRYEEFRTIAA
- a CDS encoding antibiotic biosynthesis monooxygenase; this encodes MTRVRVVEGREAAWDAAMAERLAGAADREGFAGAQILFPVDEKNARVIVGTWNTRADWEAWHDDPEFASTRADLDALQESDGETWWYEVGTRQAPGGVTETASAAASRARDLVDDLARRIRR
- a CDS encoding DUF3427 domain-containing protein is translated as MNDLREGLYDQLVDELLSTRLGALKTNRRGSETKPTESAELPSRVADVVRTWVHNALATVGSAQRPEAAVALAANVLDAIRSLHPDALEAEQELVDPLERLTAVAALTPDGSLASVARPLTPLRDTVLMTNARGEPSVGNEIAAEIESADRIDLVLAFIRWSGIRQLIPLLRRHVEAGKALRVITTTYTGSTELRAVEELADLGAEVKISYDTTSTRLHAKAWLFHRETGFSTVYIGSSNLTFSAQVTGLEWNVRASQVPNPDLISAFERTFATYWADPHFEAFRPEQFRRAVEKITTDDRDELLTPFDIEPYPFQRQILERLAVDRRRGHPHNLVVAATGTGKTVVAALDYRRLRRELSRARILFVAHRSEILEQARTTFRHVLKDGAFGELWVGGERPDRWDHVFASIQSLTAHDAQQIDPAHFDVVVVDEFHHSAADSYVALLDHVRPQHLLGLTATPERTDGLDVFRWFGGRISVELRLWDALEQGLLSPFHYFGIHDATDLTRVTWRGGTGYDLEELTNVYTADDFWVAKVIQEVRNKVGDPLAMRALGFCVSIRHAEFMADRFRRAGFNAAALTSRTSSEDRADALRRLRNGEIQVVFTVDLFNEGVDIPAADVILMLRPTESATIFLQQLGRGLRRSEGKDVLTVLDFVGHQSKDFRFDLRYRSLLGRTRRELEADVESGFPYLPAGCRVDLDPVAQEIVLANIRSALPTNWRDRIREAQTLGDVSLREFLQETGLDLDDIYRGNHTWTELRRAAGICDVPALEDEKAVGKGIARLLHVDDEERLETYRQLLSNPTAPRSHDLDERARRLLEGLILTVLTIRKGDYQSLDAAALDLWRHDGLRRELLEILPMLEDQISHLHEPLGVLGPVPLQVHATYTREEILAAFGASSVTSPLPLQAGVYLHEPTNTELLFVTLDKAEKEYSPTTRYLDYAISDSLFHWESQGNTSVDSKRGQSYLNHRALGRNIALFVRTTKKDTNGRTRPYFSAGLADYVEHRSDRPIQITWRLHHRLPGDVFADYRATVA
- a CDS encoding type II toxin-antitoxin system PemK/MazF family toxin, which produces MRRTRRSRKCGHEPPFLGKLPVASVRAVIHVPLTQLTAGTIVWAHVPYVESEGYKTRPAVVLDRDGRDIELLALTSSLRRFDMPDRYVELSELEPTGLDRPCGIRMTPSVVVDRIDILSIAGHLSERDAEAVGLLV